In Gemmatimonadetes bacterium T265, one DNA window encodes the following:
- a CDS encoding LacI family transcriptional regulator, with translation MVGLKDVALRAGVSVSTVSRVLTGSPLVNAETRERVQRAMDALEYRPSRVARRLRGDRGEASLIGLIVSDIRNPFFAEIARGVERVAQAHGHMVFVGNSDEDEAVERRYLEMMRAERVDGIILPASSDNASNVVELARGGLPVVCVDRRLPRATLDTVVADNFDGAYDAVSHLLQIGHRRIGFVGGRAQLSTTHERRAGYLRALADAGIAVDDGLVRAGDSRQAGGRQGARELLELPQPPTALLVGNNLMTLGALEAIYALGLRIPDDVAVVGYDDMPWAVAFNPPLTAVRQPGQELGRRAAELLLARIADPSRSTTTITLKPELIVRQSCGVGREAKIRARVRREERAAGGRAGAEPSAGRGSAAA, from the coding sequence ATGGTCGGCCTCAAAGATGTCGCCCTCCGCGCCGGCGTGTCGGTCTCCACGGTGTCCCGCGTGCTCACGGGGTCGCCGCTCGTGAACGCCGAAACACGCGAGCGCGTGCAGCGGGCGATGGACGCGCTCGAGTACCGGCCCAGCCGGGTCGCGCGGCGCCTGCGCGGCGACCGCGGCGAGGCGAGCCTGATCGGGCTCATCGTCTCGGACATCCGGAACCCGTTCTTCGCCGAAATCGCGCGCGGCGTCGAGCGCGTCGCGCAGGCGCACGGCCACATGGTGTTCGTCGGCAACTCCGACGAGGACGAGGCGGTCGAGCGGCGCTACCTCGAGATGATGCGCGCGGAGCGGGTCGACGGGATCATCCTGCCGGCGAGCTCGGACAACGCGTCGAACGTCGTCGAGCTGGCCCGCGGCGGGCTCCCGGTGGTGTGCGTCGACCGGCGGCTGCCGCGCGCCACGCTCGACACGGTCGTCGCCGACAACTTCGACGGCGCGTACGACGCGGTGTCGCACCTGCTGCAGATCGGGCACCGGCGCATCGGCTTCGTCGGCGGCCGCGCGCAGCTATCGACCACCCACGAGCGGCGGGCGGGCTACCTGCGCGCGCTCGCGGACGCGGGGATCGCGGTCGACGACGGGCTGGTGCGCGCGGGCGACTCGCGGCAGGCGGGCGGGCGTCAGGGCGCGCGCGAGCTGCTCGAACTCCCACAGCCGCCGACCGCGCTGCTCGTCGGCAACAACCTCATGACGCTCGGCGCGCTGGAGGCGATCTACGCGCTCGGGCTGCGCATTCCCGACGACGTCGCGGTCGTCGGCTACGACGACATGCCGTGGGCCGTCGCCTTCAACCCGCCGCTCACGGCGGTGCGGCAGCCCGGGCAGGAGCTGGGGCGCCGGGCGGCGGAGTTGCTCCTCGCGCGCATCGCCGACCCGTCGCGGAGCACGACGACCATCACCCTGAAACCAGAGTTAATCGTGCGGCAGTCGTGCGGCGTCGGGCGGGAGGCGAAGATCCGGGCCCGCGTGCGCCGCGAGGAACGCGCGGCGGGCGGTCGCGCCGGCGCCGAGCCGTCCGCCGGTCGGGGATCGGCCGCGGCCTAA
- a CDS encoding MFS transporter, producing MLFGFDTAVISGTTDALQRVFSLDAFWLGFAVTSALIGTIVGAFTAGPPAERLGRRRVLFVLAVCFLVAAVGSALATNLPVFVAFRFLGGLGVGGASVVSPLYIAEIAPARLRGRLVALTQLNIVAGVLIALLSNYVIARELPADTAWRWMLGVQAFPAAVFFLLLFVIPESPRWLAKEGRVDEARRVLARVGEGGGAGADAELGAITASLAEGRAQALAAGGAHVHARLFQRRYARPIMLAVTIAVFNQLSGVNGILYYAPRVFQQAGSGKDSALLQAVAFGGVNLVFTVLALFIIDRFGRRPLLAAGGLVAAVSLGLTAFGFAAHTGASATLVLVGLLGFIAGHAIGQGAVIWVYISEIFPNAVREKGQALGSFTHWVMAAVVSWLFPVVAQASGTGIFAFFAAMMFLQVLFAWWIMPETKGLSLEALQAQLGMGGAPAAPAPAGSPVAPRPAARLG from the coding sequence TTGCTCTTCGGGTTCGACACGGCGGTGATCTCCGGCACCACGGACGCGCTCCAGCGCGTGTTCTCGCTCGACGCGTTCTGGCTGGGGTTCGCCGTCACGTCGGCGCTCATCGGGACGATCGTCGGCGCGTTCACGGCCGGTCCACCGGCCGAGCGGCTCGGGCGACGGCGCGTGCTCTTCGTGCTCGCCGTGTGTTTCCTCGTCGCGGCCGTGGGCAGCGCGCTGGCGACGAACCTCCCCGTCTTCGTCGCGTTCCGTTTCCTCGGCGGGCTCGGCGTCGGCGGCGCGTCGGTCGTCTCGCCACTCTATATCGCCGAGATCGCGCCGGCGCGGCTGCGCGGCCGGCTGGTCGCGTTGACCCAGCTCAACATCGTCGCCGGCGTGCTCATCGCCCTGCTCTCGAACTACGTGATCGCCCGCGAGCTCCCGGCCGACACGGCGTGGCGTTGGATGCTTGGGGTGCAAGCGTTCCCAGCGGCGGTCTTCTTCCTCCTCCTGTTCGTCATCCCGGAGAGCCCGCGGTGGCTCGCCAAGGAGGGGCGCGTGGACGAAGCCCGGCGCGTGCTCGCGCGCGTCGGCGAGGGCGGCGGGGCCGGCGCGGACGCGGAACTCGGCGCGATCACGGCGTCGCTGGCGGAGGGGCGCGCCCAGGCGCTGGCGGCGGGGGGGGCGCACGTGCACGCCCGGCTCTTCCAGCGCCGCTACGCGCGCCCGATCATGCTCGCCGTCACGATCGCCGTGTTCAACCAGCTCTCGGGCGTCAACGGGATCCTGTACTACGCGCCGCGCGTCTTCCAGCAGGCCGGCTCGGGCAAGGACTCGGCGCTGCTCCAGGCGGTCGCCTTCGGCGGCGTGAACCTCGTCTTCACCGTGCTCGCCCTCTTCATCATCGACCGCTTCGGCCGGCGCCCGCTGCTCGCGGCCGGCGGGCTCGTCGCGGCCGTCTCGCTCGGCCTCACCGCGTTCGGCTTCGCCGCGCACACGGGCGCGTCCGCGACGCTCGTGCTCGTCGGGCTGCTCGGCTTCATCGCCGGCCACGCGATCGGGCAGGGCGCGGTGATCTGGGTCTACATCTCCGAAATCTTCCCCAACGCCGTGCGCGAGAAGGGGCAGGCGTTAGGCAGCTTCACGCACTGGGTGATGGCCGCCGTGGTCTCGTGGCTCTTCCCGGTGGTCGCGCAGGCCTCGGGCACGGGCATCTTCGCGTTCTTTGCCGCGATGATGTTCCTGCAGGTCCTCTTCGCGTGGTGGATCATGCCCGAGACCAAGGGCCTCTCGCTCGAGGCGCTACAGGCGCAGCTCGGCATGGGCGGCGCGCCGGCCGCCCCCGCGCCCGCCGGGTCGCCCGTCGCGCCGCGCCCGGCGGCCCGCCTCGGGTGA
- a CDS encoding fructokinase, translating into MSRSEVLCVGEVLWDSLPAGLFIGGAPFNVAGHLHALGVPVGVVSRVGRDQLGAEALARLARHGIATDLVQTDPALRTGFVSVSVDAAGVPAYDIVEPAAWDLIELRASLLERAAGAGAIVFGSLAQRHRVSRATIERLCEVDVMKVFDVNLRPPYDDAEVVRRALARADVVKLNEPELEQMAGWFGLPAGLRAGALALADRYGCRTVCVTRGAAGAVLLNAGRWSEHGGYRVAVRDTVGSGDAFLAALLSGLLAGSDDDVLLQHANLRGAYVASRDGAIPVYDQEVLTLIRAHGVPPSAVAPAGFARTPAGRIPPPPARSR; encoded by the coding sequence GTGTCCCGGTCGGAAGTCCTCTGCGTCGGCGAAGTGCTCTGGGACTCGCTCCCGGCCGGCCTGTTCATCGGCGGCGCCCCCTTCAATGTCGCCGGCCACCTGCACGCGCTGGGCGTGCCCGTCGGCGTCGTCAGCCGCGTGGGCCGCGACCAGCTCGGCGCCGAGGCGCTCGCGCGCCTGGCGCGGCACGGGATCGCGACCGACCTCGTCCAAACGGACCCGGCGCTGCGGACGGGGTTCGTCTCGGTCAGCGTCGACGCGGCGGGCGTGCCGGCCTACGACATCGTCGAGCCCGCGGCGTGGGACCTCATCGAGCTGCGGGCCAGCCTGCTGGAGCGCGCCGCCGGGGCCGGGGCGATCGTCTTCGGCAGCCTCGCCCAGCGCCACCGGGTGTCGCGCGCGACCATCGAACGGCTGTGCGAGGTCGACGTCATGAAGGTGTTCGACGTCAACCTGCGCCCGCCGTACGACGACGCCGAGGTCGTACGTCGCGCGCTCGCCCGCGCGGACGTCGTGAAGCTCAACGAGCCCGAGCTCGAGCAGATGGCCGGCTGGTTCGGGCTGCCCGCGGGCCTTCGGGCCGGGGCGCTCGCGCTCGCGGACCGCTACGGATGTCGCACGGTCTGCGTAACGCGGGGCGCCGCGGGCGCCGTGCTCCTCAACGCGGGCCGGTGGTCGGAGCACGGGGGCTACCGGGTCGCAGTCCGGGACACGGTCGGGTCGGGCGACGCCTTTCTGGCCGCCCTGCTCTCGGGTCTGCTGGCCGGCTCGGACGACGACGTGTTGCTCCAGCACGCCAACCTTCGCGGGGCATACGTGGCCAGCCGGGACGGGGCCATCCCCGTGTACGACCAGGAGGTGCTGACGCTGATTCGCGCGCACGGCGTGCCGCCGTCGGCGGTGGCGCCCGCGGGGTTCGCCCGCACGCCCGCTGGGCGCATCCCTCCCCCGCCGGCCCGCTCGCGCTGA
- a CDS encoding apolipoprotein acyltransferase, which produces MRRDPFTIGIVQDHASDDAAANVARAEALVREAARRGAQIVCLKELFNTPYFAKSTKVEHFDLAEPVPGPVTDRFQALARELAVVIVVPLFVRRAAGLYMNSAVVIDADGAILGVYDKMHIPHDPMFEEKYYFTPGDAHLDYHGEQPGRANGFMVWKTRYATVGVLICWDQWYPEAARITALLGADVLFYPTAIGWHPAEKDEWGQAQVDAWRTAQRAHAIANGVWTASPNRVGHEDEPGTNGLEFFGHSFIADPFGRIVAEAGTEQAVLVHTCDPRLQEEVRRNWPFLRDRRVDAYKPILNRWLGAGR; this is translated from the coding sequence ATGCGCCGCGACCCGTTCACGATCGGCATCGTCCAGGACCACGCGAGCGACGACGCCGCGGCGAACGTCGCGCGCGCCGAGGCGCTCGTCCGCGAGGCGGCGCGCCGGGGCGCGCAGATCGTCTGCCTCAAGGAGCTGTTCAACACGCCCTACTTCGCGAAGTCGACGAAGGTCGAGCATTTCGACCTCGCGGAGCCGGTGCCGGGGCCGGTCACCGACCGGTTCCAGGCGCTCGCGCGGGAGCTCGCGGTGGTCATTGTCGTGCCGCTCTTCGTCCGGCGCGCGGCCGGGCTCTACATGAACTCCGCGGTCGTCATCGACGCCGACGGCGCGATCCTCGGCGTGTACGACAAGATGCACATCCCGCACGACCCGATGTTCGAGGAGAAGTATTACTTCACCCCCGGCGACGCGCACCTCGACTACCACGGCGAGCAGCCCGGGCGCGCGAACGGGTTCATGGTCTGGAAGACGCGCTACGCCACCGTCGGCGTGCTGATCTGCTGGGACCAGTGGTACCCCGAGGCGGCGCGCATCACGGCGTTGTTAGGCGCGGACGTGCTCTTCTACCCGACGGCGATCGGCTGGCACCCGGCCGAGAAGGACGAGTGGGGGCAGGCGCAGGTGGACGCGTGGCGCACGGCGCAGCGCGCGCACGCGATCGCGAACGGGGTGTGGACCGCGTCGCCCAATCGGGTCGGGCACGAGGACGAGCCGGGCACGAACGGCCTCGAGTTCTTCGGGCACTCGTTCATCGCCGACCCGTTCGGGCGCATCGTCGCGGAGGCGGGGACGGAGCAGGCCGTGCTGGTGCACACGTGCGACCCGCGGCTGCAGGAGGAGGTGCGGCGGAACTGGCCCTTCCTGCGCGACCGGCGCGTGGACGCGTACAAGCCGATCCTCAACCGGTGGTTGGGCGCGGGGAGATGA